A genomic region of Bdellovibrionales bacterium contains the following coding sequences:
- a CDS encoding type IV pilus twitching motility protein PilT: MITLHQLLKAAVKQGASDLHLVVGSPPVLRIDGRIVRVKTRDLSGEDTRRLCYSILTDLQKSSFEEHKEIDFSFGIKNMARFRGNLFFQRGAVSGVFRRIPLEIPDLRMLSLPPVLEKVTNFPSGIVLVTGPTGSGKSTTIAALIDKVNRERRGHIISIEDPIEYVHSHKNCIVSQREVGHDTHGYKDALKAILRQDLDVCLLGEMRDLETIEAALVIAETGHLVFATLHTNSALQTINRIVSVFPGEQQSRIRVQLSFTLNAIVSQRLVPGSKGGVVPVVEFLLMNTTIRNLVREGKLHQIYGMMQVGQEKSGMMTLNQSLLNFILKRKIDIRSAFSVTADPEELDKLLKQAGI; this comes from the coding sequence ATGATTACACTTCACCAGTTGCTCAAGGCAGCGGTTAAGCAGGGGGCGTCAGATCTGCATCTTGTTGTTGGATCGCCACCAGTTTTGCGAATAGATGGGCGAATTGTCCGAGTTAAGACTCGTGATCTTTCTGGAGAGGACACGCGAAGGCTGTGTTATTCTATTTTAACGGATTTGCAGAAGAGCAGTTTTGAGGAACATAAGGAAATTGATTTTAGTTTTGGAATCAAAAACATGGCTCGCTTTCGAGGAAATCTCTTTTTTCAACGGGGGGCCGTTTCTGGAGTTTTTAGAAGAATTCCGTTGGAAATTCCTGATCTTCGTATGTTGTCTCTTCCGCCAGTCCTGGAGAAGGTAACCAATTTTCCTTCGGGAATTGTATTGGTGACGGGCCCTACGGGGTCCGGCAAATCAACGACTATTGCAGCTCTTATTGACAAAGTAAATCGTGAGCGCCGCGGGCATATTATTTCTATCGAAGATCCGATCGAGTACGTTCATAGCCACAAGAACTGCATTGTCAGCCAGCGGGAAGTGGGCCATGATACTCATGGTTATAAGGACGCTCTCAAGGCTATACTCAGGCAAGATCTTGATGTTTGCCTGTTGGGTGAGATGAGAGACTTGGAGACCATTGAAGCGGCTTTGGTCATTGCTGAAACTGGTCACTTGGTTTTTGCAACCCTTCACACAAATTCAGCTTTGCAGACAATCAATCGAATCGTTTCAGTTTTTCCCGGTGAGCAACAGTCAAGAATTCGGGTGCAATTGAGTTTTACCCTTAACGCCATTGTGAGTCAGCGTTTGGTCCCTGGAAGCAAGGGGGGAGTTGTTCCAGTCGTCGAATTTTTGCTGATGAATACGACAATTCGGAATTTAGTCAGGGAAGGTAAGCTTCATCAAATCTATGGTATGATGCAGGTTGGACAGGAAAAATCAGGAATGATGACCCTAAATCAATCTCTTCTTAATTTTATTCTCAAAAGAAAAATAGATATTCGTAGTGCATTTTCGGTCACAGCCGATCCTGAGGAACTTGATAAATTATTAAAACAGGCTGGCATTTAG